In Trifolium pratense cultivar HEN17-A07 linkage group LG7, ARS_RC_1.1, whole genome shotgun sequence, a genomic segment contains:
- the LOC123894188 gene encoding endoribonuclease Dicer homolog 3a isoform X1 produces the protein MVVDVMDSSNGDNHDQEQRKCLKRTFEHLYRQPIVEDSPSEESLIGNLVPRRDQLEAFEVAKKRNTIAIMDTGSGKTLIAIMLIKEIGQSIRSSGVKKLIIFLAPTVHLVNQQYRNIKVNTDFQVEEYYGLKGVDTWNLRCWQKEVSDNDVMVMTPQILLDALRKAFLSIEMIRLMVLDECHWASGNHPYAKIMTEFYHPANEKPKIFGMTASPVGKRGVSSTLVCEDQISDLENILDCQSYVVKDRTEMDAYIPSAKESCRFYDQAKFPALSLKPKIEEVWSKCDLLLEFQSDYKDMDDKFKTLHQRMSNELAKILHCLEDLGLLCAYEAAKICHQKFSKIYGECEVYRKANLQCVTVIEEVIQLIDESLHLANEMISDVEFDCSKAVEMGYISPKLLELIKLFETFGEPSQLMCLIFVERIITAKVIERFVKKVSQLSHLTVAYVTGSNTSTDALARNRQKEVLDSFRTGKVNLLFTTDVLEEGIHVPNCSCVIRFDLPTTVCSYIQSRGRSRRANSQFILMVERGNLKQRNLLFDIIRSERSMNDAAVSKDNGCNLRTFTVRKTEAYHVDSTGASVNLDSSVTLINQYCEKLPRDKYSSGKPNFESVPVEGGGYECKLTLPPKAAFQTIVGPSGKDVRLAKTLVCLEACKKLHQMGALNDHLVPSIEDPPEADNVVKNKESSSAAGAGTTKRKELHGTTSIQALCGSWGDKLDGAKFHAYKFEFKCNIVTEIYSGFVLLLESKLDDDVGNLELDLYLISKYVKTSVISCGQVYLDAEQVAKAKSFHELFFNGLFGRLIRKSKSGNGEREFLLQKDTELLWSPKNSYLLLPFEKSNDMESLQIHWSAISSCASAIEFIRGRFPLVAEDSDDNSKIISPPCDITNSSDMEHESTNIFHFANCAIDVNNMKDTVALAIHTGKVYCIIDVVENSSAESAFDGNSDKAGAECKVTFSQYFKKRYGITLKHPEQPLLRLKQGHNAHNLFLNIHDEDAEDKSSLIGPVTKKPPVHVHIPPELLCLLNIKRDVYKSMYLLPSLMYRIESLMLSSQLRAEINGHTDIFKIPSSLVLEALTTLRCCEKFSMERLELLGDSVLKYAVSCHLFLKYPKRQEGQLSAKRQYAVRNSTLHKCGTDRNLQGYIRDSAFDPRRWVAPGQDCIHPVHCDCGLETLEVPLDTFITEDPKKVVGKLCDRGHRWMCSKTIADCVEALIGAYYVGGGLIAALHMMKWLGIDSGLEPSMVDEAITAASLHTYTPKLNEIAILETKIGYKFSVKGLLVEATTHLSETEHGTGCCYERLEFLGDSVLDLLITWHLYQNHTEIDPGELTDLRSASVNNDNFAQAAVRRNLHTHLLHSSGLLQNQILEYAKVISESEDNSVSIPGIKAPKVKALGDLVESIAGAVLIDTKLDLDVVWKVFHPLLSPIVTPDKLELPPLRELNQLCDSLGYFVKVKVSRDKKGTMEHVVLSVQLPDAKLVRKGMGPNQKSAKGDAAFHLLKELEKRGISYKGKRVMDFSVPACQTEEQPPKQVAHKKPKLEKTNPTANPSASDLNDISTGSSDISHTIPVIPASKMKTKGGPRTELYAVCKRMQWPLPSFDSKEYKDRSLFKSCEGLEGSKGLNCFVSKITLCIPRHGDLECEGEARADKKSSFDAAAVKVLYELQRLGKITIDDVSQ, from the exons atggtggttGATGTCATGGATTCATCAAACGGCGACAATCATGACCAAGAACAACGTAAATGTCTCAAAAGGACCTTTGAACACTTGTACAGACAACCCATTGTCGAAGATTCTCCTTCTGAAGAATCCCTCATTGGCAATTTGGTTCCTAGaag GGATCAGTTAGAGGCTTTTGAAGTTGCAAAGAAAAGGAACACAATTGCAATTATGGATACTGGTTCTGGTAAAACTTTGATAGCTATAATGCTTATCAAAGAAATTGGTCAATCAATTAGGTCAAGTGGAgtgaaaaaattgattattttcttAGCTCCAACAGTTCATCTTGTGAATCAG CAATACAGGAATATAAAAGTTAATACAGATTTTCAAGTTGAGGAATACTATGGGTTGAAAGGAGTTGATACATGGAATTTGAGGTGCTGGCAGAAGGAAGTTAGCGACAATGAT GTGATGGTTATGACACCCCAGATTCTTTTGGATGCCTTAAGAAAAGCATTCCTGAGTATTGAAATGATACGCTTGATGGTTCTTGATGAGTGTCACTGGGCATCAGGCAACCATCCCTATGCAAAAATAATGACG GAATTTTATCACCCAGCTAATGAAAAGCCAAAGATTTTTGGGATGACAGCATCACCAGTTGGTAAAAGAG GTGTTTCTTCTACTTTGGTTTGTGAGGATCAGATATCAGACCTTGAAAACATCTTGGATTGTCag AGTTATGTTGTTAAAGATCGAACAGAGATGGACGCATATATTCCATCTGCAAAAGAGAGTTGTAGATTTTATGACCAAGCAAAATTTCCCGCTTTGAGTTTGAAGCCAAAAATTGAAGAAGTGTGGTCGAAG TGTGACTTGTTGTTAGAATTTCAAAGTGACTATAAGGATATGGACGATAAATTTAAGACACTGCATCAGCGGATGTCCAATGAACTGGCCAAAATATTGCATTGCCTCGAAGATCTTGGACTGTTGTGTGCTTATGAG GCTGCTAAAATCTGCCATCAGAAATTCTCTAAAATTTATGGAGAGTGTGAAGTTTACAGAAAAGCCAATCTTCAGTGTGTAACTGTCATTGAAGAAGTGATCCAATTAATTGATGAATCCCTTCATCTTG CCAATGAAATGATTTCGGACGTTGAATTCGATTGTTCAAAGGCAGTAGAGATGGGATACATATCACCAAAATTACTTGAACTTATTAAACTCTTTGAAACATTTGG AGAACCTAGTCAGTTAATGTGCCTCATTTTTGTTGAAAGAATCATTACAGCTAAGGTGATCGAAAGATTTGTGAAAAAGGTTTCCCAGTTATCTCATCTCACAGTTGCCTATGTAACTGGAAGCAATACATCAACTGATGCACTGGCTCGTAATAGGCAGAAAGAAGTATTGGATTCTTTCCGAACCGGAAAG GTCAATCTTCTATTTACTACTGATGTACTTGAGGAAGGAATTCATGTGCCAAACTGCTCGTGTGTGATACGTTTCGACCTCCCCACGACAGTTTGTAGTTATATCCAATCTCGTGGAAGATCTAGACGTGCTAActctcaatttattttgatggtGGAGAG AGGAAATTTGAAGCAAAGAAATCTGCTCTTTGACATAATCAGGAGTGAGCGTTCCATGAATGATGCAGCTGTTAGTAAAGACAATGGATGTAATTTAAGGACATTTACAGTTAGGAAAACAGAAGCATACCATGTGGATTCTACTGGAGCATCAGTCAATTTAGATTCTAGTGTTACTCTTATAAATCAATATTGCGAAAAGCTCCCACGTGATAA GTACTCCTCTGGAAAGCCCAATTTTGAGTCTGTGCCTGTGGAGGGAGGAGGGTACGAGTGTAAATTAACACTACCACCTAAGGCAGCTTTCCAAACAATAGTTGGTCCTTCAGGAAAAGATGTTCGGCTAGCAAAGACTCTTGTATGTCTAGAAGCTTGTAAGAAGCTGCATCAAATGGGCGCCTTGAATGATCATCTTGTTCCATCCATTGAAGATCCTCCAGAAGCAGACAATGTTGTAAAAAACAAGGAATCAAGTTCAGCTGCAGGTGCAG GAACCACAAAAAGAAAGGAATTACACGGCACAACCAGCATTCAGGCATTATGTGGTTCATGGGGTGACAAACTTGATGGAGCCAAATTTCATGCTTATAAATTTGAATTCAAGTGTAATATTGTTACTGAAATTTATTCTGGATTTGTTCTTCTGCTCGAGTCAAAGCTTGATGATGATGTGGGAAATTTGGAATTAGATCTTTATTTAATCTCAAAGTATGTGAAGACTTCTGTCATTTCATGCGGGCAAGTTTATTTGGATGCTGAACAG GTGGCGAAAGCAAAAAGCTTTCATGAACTGTTTTTCAATGGTTTGTTTGGGAGATTGATTCGTAAGTCGAAATCAGGAAATGGGGAAAGGGAGTTTTTACTGCAGAAAGACACAGAATTATTGTGGAGTCCAAAAAACTCGTATTTGCTTCTACCATTTGAGAAGTCAAATGATATGGAATCATTGCAAATACATTGGTCTGCAATCAGTTCTTGCGCTTCTGCTATTGAATTTATAAGGGGGAGATTTCCGTTGGTTGCAGAAGATTCTGATGATAACAGCAAAATCATATCACCGCCTTGTGATATCACCAATTCGTCGGATATGGAACATGAAAGCACAAACATTTTTCACTTTGCCAATTGTGCTATTGATGTTAATAATATGAAAGATACGGTAGCTTTGGCCATTCATACTGGGAAAGTATATTGTATCATTGATGTGGTTGAGAACTCATCCGCTGAAAGTGCTTTTGACGGAAACAGTGACAAGGCTGGAGCGGAATGCAAAGTGACGTTCTCGCAGTATTTCAAGAAAAG GTATGGAATCACATTAAAACATCCAGAACAGCCTTTGTTAAGGTTGAAGCAAGGTCATAATGCACACAATCTTTTTTTGAACATTCATGACGAAG ATGCCGAGGACAAGTCGTCACTAATTGGCCCGGTAACCAAAAAACCGCCTGTGCATGTTCACATTCCACCTGAGCTTCTTTGTCTTCTTAATATTAAAAGAGATGTGTACAAGTCAATGTACTTACTACCATCTCTTATGTACCGTATCGAATCTCTCATGTTATCCAGTCAGCTTAGAGCAGAGATAAATGGCCACACTGACATTTTCAAGATACCTAGCTCTCTG GTTCTAGAAGCACTTACAACTTTAAGATGCTGTGAAAAGTTTTCTATGGAACGTCTTGAGTTGCTAGGAGATTCTGTTTTGAAATACGCGGTGAGCTGTCATCTCTTTCTTAAATATCCTAAGAGACAAGAAGGACAGTTATCTGCCAAAAGACAATACGCTGTTCGTAATTCAACCCTACATAAATGTGGAACAGATCGCAATTTGCAG GGATATATTCGAGATTCCGCATTTGATCCGCGCCGTTGGGTTGCTCCTGGACAAGACTGTATACACCCTGTTCATTGTGATTGTGGGTTGGAAACCCTAGAAGTTCCGTTAGATACGTTCATTACTGAAGATCCGAAAAAAGTGGTTGGGAAGCTGTGTGATAGGGGACACCGCTGGATGTGCTCGAAGACTATTGCTGATTGTGTTGAAGCTCTGATAGGGGCATACTATGTGGGTGGTGGATTGATTGCTGCACTTCACATGATGAAATGGCTTGGGATTGATTCAGGACTTGAACCATCCATGGTTGATGAAGCCATTACTGCTGCATCTCTTCACACATATACGCCAAAATTAAATGAGATTGCAATCCTTGAGACAAAAATTGGATACAAATTTTCTGTCAAAGGACTCTTAGTGGAGGCAACCACACATTTGTCTGAGACAGAACATGGAACTGGCTGCTGCTATGAG AGGCTTGAATTCCTTGGTGACTCGGTATTGGACCTTCTCATCACATGGCATCTATATCAGAATCACACGGAAATTGATCCGGGAGAGTTGACTGACTTGCGTTCTGCTTCTGTCAATAATGACAATTTTGCTCAAGCTGCAGTTAGACGAAACCTTCACACGCACCTTCTGCATAGCTCAGGATTATTACAAAACCAGATATTGGAATATGCGAAGGTCATTTCGGAATCAGAAGATAACAGTGTATCAATCCCGGGGATTAAAGCTCCTAAGGTTAAG GCACTTGGAGATCTAGTAGAGAGTATTGCTGGGGCTGTACTAATTGATACCAAGCTTGACCTTGATGTAGTGTGGAAGGTTTTCCATCCTTTGTTATCTCCCATTGTTACTCCTGATAAACTTGAACTTCCTCCATTGCGTGAATTAAATCAATTATGCGACTCTCTCGGATACTTTGTAAAAGTAAAAGTAAGCCGTGATAAGAAGGGAACCATGGAGCATGTTGTGCTTAGTGTACAGTTGCCAGATGCTAAATTGGTTCGAAAAGGAATGGGACCAAATCAAAAATCTGCGAAAGGAGATGCTGCTTTTCATTTGTTGAAGGAACTTGAG AAAAGGGGAATTTCGTACAAGGGAAAAAGAGTAATGGATTTCAGTGTTCCCGCTTGTCAAACGGAAGAACAGCCCCCAAAGCAAGTAGCACATAAAAAGCCCAAATTGGAAAAAACTAACCCAACTGCTAATCCATCCGCTAGTGATCTCAATGACATTTCCACCGGATCTTCTGATATTAGTCATACCATTCCAG TTATTCCAGCAAGTAAAATGAAAACGAAGGGAGGACCCCGGACTGAACTGTATGCAGTTTGCAAGAGAATGCAGTGGCCATTGCCTTCATTTGATTCGAAAGAATATAAAGATAG ATCTCTATTTAAATCGTGTGAAGGCCTGGAAGGAAGCAAAGGACTGAACTGTTTTGTGTCAAAAATAACTTTGTGCATACCACGTCATGGTGATTTAGAATGTGAAGGAGAAGCTAGAGCTGATAAGAAGAGCTCATTTGACGCTGCTGCAGTTAAAGTGCTTTATGAGCTACAACGCCTTGGAAAGATTACTATTGATGATGTTTCCCAATAA
- the LOC123894188 gene encoding endoribonuclease Dicer homolog 3a isoform X2 — MVVDVMDSSNGDNHDQEQRKCLKRTFEHLYRQPIVEDSPSEESLIGNLVPRRDQLEAFEVAKKRNTIAIMDTGSGKTLIAIMLIKEIGQSIRSSGVKKLIIFLAPTVHLVNQQYRNIKVNTDFQVEEYYGLKGVDTWNLRCWQKEVSDNDVMVMTPQILLDALRKAFLSIEMIRLMVLDECHWASGNHPYAKIMTEFYHPANEKPKIFGMTASPVGKRGVSSTLVCEDQISDLENILDCQSYVVKDRTEMDAYIPSAKESCRFYDQAKFPALSLKPKIEEVWSKCDLLLEFQSDYKDMDDKFKTLHQRMSNELAKILHCLEDLGLLCAYEAAKICHQKFSKIYGECEVYRKANLQCVTVIEEVIQLIDESLHLANEMISDVEFDCSKAVEMGYISPKLLELIKLFETFGEPSQLMCLIFVERIITAKVIERFVKKVSQLSHLTVAYVTGSNTSTDALARNRQKEVLDSFRTGKVNLLFTTDVLEEGIHVPNCSCVIRFDLPTTVCSYIQSRGRSRRANSQFILMVERGNLKQRNLLFDIIRSERSMNDAAVSKDNGCNLRTFTVRKTEAYHVDSTGASVNLDSSVTLINQYCEKLPRDKYSSGKPNFESVPVEGGGYECKLTLPPKAAFQTIVGPSGKDVRLAKTLVCLEACKKLHQMGALNDHLVPSIEDPPEADNVVKNKESSSAAGAGTTKRKELHGTTSIQALCGSWGDKLDGAKFHAYKFEFKCNIVTEIYSGFVLLLESKLDDDVGNLELDLYLISKYVKTSVISCGQVYLDAEQVAKAKSFHELFFNGLFGRLIRKSKSGNGEREFLLQKDTELLWSPKNSYLLLPFEKSNDMESLQIHWSAISSCASAIEFIRGRFPLVAEDSDDNSKIISPPCDITNSSDMEHESTNIFHFANCAIDVNNMKDTVALAIHTGKVYCIIDVVENSSAESAFDGNSDKAGAECKVTFSQYFKKRYGITLKHPEQPLLRLKQGHNAHNLFLNIHDEDAEDKSSLIGPVTKKPPVHVHIPPELLCLLNIKRDVYKSMYLLPSLMYRIESLMLSSQLRAEINGHTDIFKIPSSLVLEALTTLRCCEKFSMERLELLGDSVLKYAVSCHLFLKYPKRQEGQLSAKRQYAVRNSTLHKCGTDRNLQGYIRDSAFDPRRWVAPGQDCIHPVHCDCGLETLEVPLDTFITEDPKKVVGKLCDRGHRWMCSKTIADCVEALIGAYYVGGGLIAALHMMKWLGIDSGLEPSMVDEAITAASLHTYTPKLNEIAILETKIGYKFSVKGLLVEATTHLSETEHGTGCCYERLEFLGDSVLDLLITWHLYQNHTEIDPGELTDLRSASVNNDNFAQAAVRRNLHTHLLHSSGLLQNQILEYAKVISESEDNSVSIPGIKAPKALGDLVESIAGAVLIDTKLDLDVVWKVFHPLLSPIVTPDKLELPPLRELNQLCDSLGYFVKVKVSRDKKGTMEHVVLSVQLPDAKLVRKGMGPNQKSAKGDAAFHLLKELEKRGISYKGKRVMDFSVPACQTEEQPPKQVAHKKPKLEKTNPTANPSASDLNDISTGSSDISHTIPVIPASKMKTKGGPRTELYAVCKRMQWPLPSFDSKEYKDRSLFKSCEGLEGSKGLNCFVSKITLCIPRHGDLECEGEARADKKSSFDAAAVKVLYELQRLGKITIDDVSQ, encoded by the exons atggtggttGATGTCATGGATTCATCAAACGGCGACAATCATGACCAAGAACAACGTAAATGTCTCAAAAGGACCTTTGAACACTTGTACAGACAACCCATTGTCGAAGATTCTCCTTCTGAAGAATCCCTCATTGGCAATTTGGTTCCTAGaag GGATCAGTTAGAGGCTTTTGAAGTTGCAAAGAAAAGGAACACAATTGCAATTATGGATACTGGTTCTGGTAAAACTTTGATAGCTATAATGCTTATCAAAGAAATTGGTCAATCAATTAGGTCAAGTGGAgtgaaaaaattgattattttcttAGCTCCAACAGTTCATCTTGTGAATCAG CAATACAGGAATATAAAAGTTAATACAGATTTTCAAGTTGAGGAATACTATGGGTTGAAAGGAGTTGATACATGGAATTTGAGGTGCTGGCAGAAGGAAGTTAGCGACAATGAT GTGATGGTTATGACACCCCAGATTCTTTTGGATGCCTTAAGAAAAGCATTCCTGAGTATTGAAATGATACGCTTGATGGTTCTTGATGAGTGTCACTGGGCATCAGGCAACCATCCCTATGCAAAAATAATGACG GAATTTTATCACCCAGCTAATGAAAAGCCAAAGATTTTTGGGATGACAGCATCACCAGTTGGTAAAAGAG GTGTTTCTTCTACTTTGGTTTGTGAGGATCAGATATCAGACCTTGAAAACATCTTGGATTGTCag AGTTATGTTGTTAAAGATCGAACAGAGATGGACGCATATATTCCATCTGCAAAAGAGAGTTGTAGATTTTATGACCAAGCAAAATTTCCCGCTTTGAGTTTGAAGCCAAAAATTGAAGAAGTGTGGTCGAAG TGTGACTTGTTGTTAGAATTTCAAAGTGACTATAAGGATATGGACGATAAATTTAAGACACTGCATCAGCGGATGTCCAATGAACTGGCCAAAATATTGCATTGCCTCGAAGATCTTGGACTGTTGTGTGCTTATGAG GCTGCTAAAATCTGCCATCAGAAATTCTCTAAAATTTATGGAGAGTGTGAAGTTTACAGAAAAGCCAATCTTCAGTGTGTAACTGTCATTGAAGAAGTGATCCAATTAATTGATGAATCCCTTCATCTTG CCAATGAAATGATTTCGGACGTTGAATTCGATTGTTCAAAGGCAGTAGAGATGGGATACATATCACCAAAATTACTTGAACTTATTAAACTCTTTGAAACATTTGG AGAACCTAGTCAGTTAATGTGCCTCATTTTTGTTGAAAGAATCATTACAGCTAAGGTGATCGAAAGATTTGTGAAAAAGGTTTCCCAGTTATCTCATCTCACAGTTGCCTATGTAACTGGAAGCAATACATCAACTGATGCACTGGCTCGTAATAGGCAGAAAGAAGTATTGGATTCTTTCCGAACCGGAAAG GTCAATCTTCTATTTACTACTGATGTACTTGAGGAAGGAATTCATGTGCCAAACTGCTCGTGTGTGATACGTTTCGACCTCCCCACGACAGTTTGTAGTTATATCCAATCTCGTGGAAGATCTAGACGTGCTAActctcaatttattttgatggtGGAGAG AGGAAATTTGAAGCAAAGAAATCTGCTCTTTGACATAATCAGGAGTGAGCGTTCCATGAATGATGCAGCTGTTAGTAAAGACAATGGATGTAATTTAAGGACATTTACAGTTAGGAAAACAGAAGCATACCATGTGGATTCTACTGGAGCATCAGTCAATTTAGATTCTAGTGTTACTCTTATAAATCAATATTGCGAAAAGCTCCCACGTGATAA GTACTCCTCTGGAAAGCCCAATTTTGAGTCTGTGCCTGTGGAGGGAGGAGGGTACGAGTGTAAATTAACACTACCACCTAAGGCAGCTTTCCAAACAATAGTTGGTCCTTCAGGAAAAGATGTTCGGCTAGCAAAGACTCTTGTATGTCTAGAAGCTTGTAAGAAGCTGCATCAAATGGGCGCCTTGAATGATCATCTTGTTCCATCCATTGAAGATCCTCCAGAAGCAGACAATGTTGTAAAAAACAAGGAATCAAGTTCAGCTGCAGGTGCAG GAACCACAAAAAGAAAGGAATTACACGGCACAACCAGCATTCAGGCATTATGTGGTTCATGGGGTGACAAACTTGATGGAGCCAAATTTCATGCTTATAAATTTGAATTCAAGTGTAATATTGTTACTGAAATTTATTCTGGATTTGTTCTTCTGCTCGAGTCAAAGCTTGATGATGATGTGGGAAATTTGGAATTAGATCTTTATTTAATCTCAAAGTATGTGAAGACTTCTGTCATTTCATGCGGGCAAGTTTATTTGGATGCTGAACAG GTGGCGAAAGCAAAAAGCTTTCATGAACTGTTTTTCAATGGTTTGTTTGGGAGATTGATTCGTAAGTCGAAATCAGGAAATGGGGAAAGGGAGTTTTTACTGCAGAAAGACACAGAATTATTGTGGAGTCCAAAAAACTCGTATTTGCTTCTACCATTTGAGAAGTCAAATGATATGGAATCATTGCAAATACATTGGTCTGCAATCAGTTCTTGCGCTTCTGCTATTGAATTTATAAGGGGGAGATTTCCGTTGGTTGCAGAAGATTCTGATGATAACAGCAAAATCATATCACCGCCTTGTGATATCACCAATTCGTCGGATATGGAACATGAAAGCACAAACATTTTTCACTTTGCCAATTGTGCTATTGATGTTAATAATATGAAAGATACGGTAGCTTTGGCCATTCATACTGGGAAAGTATATTGTATCATTGATGTGGTTGAGAACTCATCCGCTGAAAGTGCTTTTGACGGAAACAGTGACAAGGCTGGAGCGGAATGCAAAGTGACGTTCTCGCAGTATTTCAAGAAAAG GTATGGAATCACATTAAAACATCCAGAACAGCCTTTGTTAAGGTTGAAGCAAGGTCATAATGCACACAATCTTTTTTTGAACATTCATGACGAAG ATGCCGAGGACAAGTCGTCACTAATTGGCCCGGTAACCAAAAAACCGCCTGTGCATGTTCACATTCCACCTGAGCTTCTTTGTCTTCTTAATATTAAAAGAGATGTGTACAAGTCAATGTACTTACTACCATCTCTTATGTACCGTATCGAATCTCTCATGTTATCCAGTCAGCTTAGAGCAGAGATAAATGGCCACACTGACATTTTCAAGATACCTAGCTCTCTG GTTCTAGAAGCACTTACAACTTTAAGATGCTGTGAAAAGTTTTCTATGGAACGTCTTGAGTTGCTAGGAGATTCTGTTTTGAAATACGCGGTGAGCTGTCATCTCTTTCTTAAATATCCTAAGAGACAAGAAGGACAGTTATCTGCCAAAAGACAATACGCTGTTCGTAATTCAACCCTACATAAATGTGGAACAGATCGCAATTTGCAG GGATATATTCGAGATTCCGCATTTGATCCGCGCCGTTGGGTTGCTCCTGGACAAGACTGTATACACCCTGTTCATTGTGATTGTGGGTTGGAAACCCTAGAAGTTCCGTTAGATACGTTCATTACTGAAGATCCGAAAAAAGTGGTTGGGAAGCTGTGTGATAGGGGACACCGCTGGATGTGCTCGAAGACTATTGCTGATTGTGTTGAAGCTCTGATAGGGGCATACTATGTGGGTGGTGGATTGATTGCTGCACTTCACATGATGAAATGGCTTGGGATTGATTCAGGACTTGAACCATCCATGGTTGATGAAGCCATTACTGCTGCATCTCTTCACACATATACGCCAAAATTAAATGAGATTGCAATCCTTGAGACAAAAATTGGATACAAATTTTCTGTCAAAGGACTCTTAGTGGAGGCAACCACACATTTGTCTGAGACAGAACATGGAACTGGCTGCTGCTATGAG AGGCTTGAATTCCTTGGTGACTCGGTATTGGACCTTCTCATCACATGGCATCTATATCAGAATCACACGGAAATTGATCCGGGAGAGTTGACTGACTTGCGTTCTGCTTCTGTCAATAATGACAATTTTGCTCAAGCTGCAGTTAGACGAAACCTTCACACGCACCTTCTGCATAGCTCAGGATTATTACAAAACCAGATATTGGAATATGCGAAGGTCATTTCGGAATCAGAAGATAACAGTGTATCAATCCCGGGGATTAAAGCTCCTAAG GCACTTGGAGATCTAGTAGAGAGTATTGCTGGGGCTGTACTAATTGATACCAAGCTTGACCTTGATGTAGTGTGGAAGGTTTTCCATCCTTTGTTATCTCCCATTGTTACTCCTGATAAACTTGAACTTCCTCCATTGCGTGAATTAAATCAATTATGCGACTCTCTCGGATACTTTGTAAAAGTAAAAGTAAGCCGTGATAAGAAGGGAACCATGGAGCATGTTGTGCTTAGTGTACAGTTGCCAGATGCTAAATTGGTTCGAAAAGGAATGGGACCAAATCAAAAATCTGCGAAAGGAGATGCTGCTTTTCATTTGTTGAAGGAACTTGAG AAAAGGGGAATTTCGTACAAGGGAAAAAGAGTAATGGATTTCAGTGTTCCCGCTTGTCAAACGGAAGAACAGCCCCCAAAGCAAGTAGCACATAAAAAGCCCAAATTGGAAAAAACTAACCCAACTGCTAATCCATCCGCTAGTGATCTCAATGACATTTCCACCGGATCTTCTGATATTAGTCATACCATTCCAG TTATTCCAGCAAGTAAAATGAAAACGAAGGGAGGACCCCGGACTGAACTGTATGCAGTTTGCAAGAGAATGCAGTGGCCATTGCCTTCATTTGATTCGAAAGAATATAAAGATAG ATCTCTATTTAAATCGTGTGAAGGCCTGGAAGGAAGCAAAGGACTGAACTGTTTTGTGTCAAAAATAACTTTGTGCATACCACGTCATGGTGATTTAGAATGTGAAGGAGAAGCTAGAGCTGATAAGAAGAGCTCATTTGACGCTGCTGCAGTTAAAGTGCTTTATGAGCTACAACGCCTTGGAAAGATTACTATTGATGATGTTTCCCAATAA